GCGACGACATGGGCCCGGTCTCCGACGGCCTCCAGTACGGCCCGTACGAGCTGGTCTTTCTCCGCGTCGCTGGTGGTCGGCGACTCACCGGTGGTGCCATTGATGATCAGGCCGTCGTTGCCTGCGTCCACCAGATGGGCCGCCAGCTGCTGTGCGCCGGCGAGGTCGAGTGCGCCGTCCGCCGTGAAGGGCGTGACCATGGCGGTGAGGACCCGCCCGAAGGGGATCTGCGGAGTGGAGATCGGAGCCATGGGTAACACGCTACTCGCTGCTCACTTGGCAGTGTCCCCTCGGGGGACGTGACGTACGACGTGACGTGCGGAGCCCGGCACTGCCTGCTCGGGGGTTCAAGCAGTGCCGGGTCCGTTTGATCAGCCTAGATGAACTTCACGAAACACCGCAATGCGGACACTTCTCCGGTCCGGCCCGCACAACTGTGCTCCACGGGACGATGGCGTCCTAGGGGGCGATGCGGCCATTGCCATTGAAGGCCGCATAGGTGAGCGGCATGAGCTTTGCCCAGTGCTGCTCCATCTTCTCGCCGACCATCTCGATCTCCCGCTGCGGGAAGGACGGGACCTTGGCCAGCTCGTGCTGTGTGCGCAGGCCGAGGAAGTGCATCAGCGAGCGGGCGTTGCAGGTGGCGTACATGGACGAGAACAGGCCGACGGGGAGTACCGCGCGTGCGACCTCGCGGGCGATGCCCTCGGCGAGCATCTCCTGGTACGTCTCGTACGAGCTGCGGTACGAGTCGATCATGGCGTCGGTGACGACCTTGTGCTGCTCCGGGCTGCCGTCGATGAAGACGTATTTGCCGGGGCGGCCCTCCTGCACAAGCTTGCGCTGCTGGCCCGGGACGTAGAAGACCGGCTGCAGCTCGCGGTAGCGCCCGGACTCCTCGTTGTAGGACCAGCCCACCCGGTGCCGCATGAACTCGCGGAAGACGAAGATCGGGGCGCTGATGAAGAAGGTCATCGAGTTGTGCTCGAAGGGGCTGCCGTGGCGGTCCCGCATCAGGTAGTTGATCAGTCCCTTGGACCGCTCGGGGTCCTTCTGGAGCTCCTCCAGAGACTGCTCGCCTGCCGTGGAGACGCGGGCGGCCCACAGCACGTCGGAGTCACCGGCGGTGTGCTTCACCAGCTCGACGGTGACATCGCTGCGGAAACTGGGCGTGGCTGTCTCGGCGGGGGTGTCGGGCACCAGGAGTCCTTCCGGTTGAACGCATAGGCGGCGCCCACTTTAACGACGTATTGCCTCAGCAGTGCCTCTGGGCTCTTTGGGTAAATCGGGGAACGACGGCACCAAATGACTGCTTTTGACGTCTCTACCAGTAGACCACCGATGAGAATCCCGACCAGAACCCAGGAGAGTGCCCTGATGTCCCTCCCCCAGCTACCGCTGGGCAGTGCCCCCAGGCGAGAGGCCGTCCCGTTCGAGTTTGTCGCCGAGGCCGATCGCTTCCGCAGCAACGTGACCCCGCCACCCCGTGTACGGCCCAGCGTCTCCCAGCTCGCGGGGCGTACGCTGATCGGGCTGACCATCGTCGCCGGGCTGGCCGGCTCCCTGCTCTTCGGGCTTCCCGCGCTGGAAACCAGCCGGACGCCGGGACATTCGCAGCAGTCCGAGGCGTCCGTCGGGCGCTGACTCTCTCCCCCGGCTGTGACGGGCGCGGGGGCACCCCCATGGCCCCCCGGGGGTGGTCCGGCCGTGAACGCCTCGGTAGCCTCACCGGGCACAGCCGAATCGAGTGTGCTGGTGAGTGAGGATCAGTCGTGCCCCTGCCTTTTCTGACGGCCGACCGTGCGTTTGGCACGAGCGATGACGACGTTGCGCTGCCCTTCGACGATCACGACCGCTGGCGGCGTCCGTACCGTCCGGGTCCGTGGCGGGTCGGCGCGGCGGCGCTGTTGCTGCTGCTCGCCTCGTTCGTGCTCATCGCGGCGATGATCATCGCGTTCGCCGGTGAGCTGCCGGGTGCGGGCGTCTGTCTGGGCCTGGGGCTCGCGCTCATCTTCGCCTCGCTGAGGCTGCTGCGAATGGGCGTCTGGGTCAGCCGGCACGGAGTGCGGCGGGTGGCCTTCTTCTCGACCGCGACGGTGCCGTGGAACCGCGTCTCCGCGGTACGCACCGTGCAACAGCCGGTGCGCTGGCTCGGGCTGCCGCGCACCGTGCAGGGGCAGGCGCTCGTCGCCGTAGCGCAGCACGGGGAAGCGCTGCCCCTGCTGACCGATCACAACGCGGACTTCCTGTCACGCGTCGAGGCATTCGACCGGGCGGCGGACTCCGTCGAGGCGTGGGGGGCCGAGTACCGCGGAGCCTGACCGGGCTCGCCTCGGACCCCCGCTCCTCACACGCCTGAGGGGCTTGCCTGGCCGTCGTGCAGCGTGATCGCGCGCTGCATCGCCTTGCGGGCGCGCGGGGTGTCACGGGCATCGTGGTAGGCCACGGCCAGCCGGAACCAGCAGCGCCAGTCGTCCGGTGAGACCTCCGTCTCGGCCCGCCGCTTCGCGAAGATCTCGTCGGCCGCGTCACGGTCGATCCGCCCGCCGGGCGTACGCCTCGACTCCTCGGCCGGCACCCCGCCTTCGGCCTCCAGCTCACGGGCCAGCCGATGCGCGTTGCGCGCGAAGCGGGTGTTGTGCCAGAGGAACCAGGCGCCGACGACCGGCAGCAGGAAGGCCACCGCTCCCATCCCCATGGCGGCGGGCTCACCGGTCAGGATGAGCAGCACGCCCTCCAGCGCCACCACGCCGAAGACAAGCACCAGCGCGGTGGCGAGGAAGAAGTACGTGATCTTTCCACCCATGACCGTCAGCCCAGGTCGAGGAAGTTTTCCAGGCCGAAGGTGAGGCCCGGGGTGGATACGACACGGCGGGTACCCAGCAGGATGCCCGGCATGAAGCTGCTGTGGTGGAGTGAGTCGTGGCGGATCGTCAGGGTCTCGCCCTCGCCGCCCAGCAGGACTTCCTGGTGGGCGAGCAGACCGCGCAGCCGTACGGCGTGCACGGGGACGCCGTCGACGTCCGCGCCGCGGGCGCCGTCCAGCGCGGTGACGGTCGCGTCCGGCTGGGGGGCGCAGCCCGCCTCCGCGCGCGCTGCCGCGATGAGCTGGGCGGTGCGGGTCGCGGTGCCGCTCGGGGCGTCGGCCTTGTTCGGGTGGTGCAGTTCCACCACCTCGACGGACTCGAAGTACCGCGCGGCCTGCTGCGCGAACTTCATGGTGAGGACGGCGCCGATGGAGAAGTTCGGTGCGATGAGGACACCGGTCTCGGGCGAAGCGGCGAGCAAGGTGCCCAGCTGCGAGAGGCGTTCGTCGGTCCAGCCGGTGGTGCCGACGACGGCGTGAATGCCGTGGCGTACGCAGAAGTCGAGATTGCCCATCACCGAGGCCGGCGTGGTCAGTTCGACCACGACCTGGGTTCCCGAATCGACCAGGGCCTCCAGCTTGTCGCCCCGGCCGAGAGCCGCGACCAGTTCCATGTCGTCGGCGGCCTCGATGGCTCGTACCGCTTCCGAGCCGATACGGCCCCTGGCGCCGAGAACGGCCACGCGCAGCTTGCTCATTGCTCTCTCTTCCTTACGGTTAGGAGACCGCTTCGTGGAGTCGGTCCGCCTGCTTGTCCTTCAGCGGGCCGATCACCGACAGGGAGGGGCGGTGTCCCAGCACCTCGCCTGCTACCGCGCGCACCTCGTCGGGGGTGACGGCGGCTATCTGCTGGAGCATCTCGTCGACCGACATCTGCGAGCCCCAGCACAGTTCGCTCTTGCCGATGCGGTTCATCAGCGCGCCGGTGTCCTCGAGGCCGAGCACGGTGGATCCGGAGAGCTGGCCGACGGCGCGGCCGATCTCCTCGTCCGAGAGACCCTCGGACGCGACCCGCTCGATTTCGTCTCGGCAGATCTTCAGGACGTCGTGGACCTGGCTGGGGCGGCAGCCCGCGTAGACGCCGAAGAGGCCGGTGTCGGCGAAGCCCGAGGTGTACGAGTACACGCTGTAGGCCAGGCCGCGCTTCTCGCGGACCTCCTGGAACAGGCGCGAGGACATGCCGCCGCCGAGGGCGGTGTTCAGTACGCCGAGCGCCCAGCGGCGGTCGTCGGTGCGGGCGAGGCCGGGCATACCGAGGACGACATGGGCCTGCTCGGTCTTGCGGCCCAGCAGTTCGACGCGGCCGGCGGTGCGCAGGGTGCGGTTCCCGCCGCGGGGCGGGGTGGGGGTCGCGTCCGTACGGGACGGTGCGCCGGCCTTCTCGAAGGCCCTGCGGACCTGGCGTACGACGGTGGCATGGTCGATGTTGCCCGCGGCCGCGACGACCAGATGGGTCGGGTCGTAGTGCTTCTTGTAGAAGCGGCGGACGCGGTCGGCGCTCAGCGCGTTGACCGTCTCGACCGTGCCGAGAACCGGGCGGCCGAGGGGGCTGTCTCCGAACATCGTGTGCGCGAACAGATCGTGCACGCAGTCGCCCGGGTCGTCCTCGGTCATCGCGATCTCTTCGAGGATGACGCCGCGCTCGGCGTCCACGTCGTCCTGGACGATCAGCGATCCGGTGAGCATGTCGCAGACCACGTCGATGGCAAGCGGCAGGTCGGTGTCGAGCA
This window of the Streptomyces sp. SLBN-118 genome carries:
- the thyX gene encoding FAD-dependent thymidylate synthase, translating into MPDTPAETATPSFRSDVTVELVKHTAGDSDVLWAARVSTAGEQSLEELQKDPERSKGLINYLMRDRHGSPFEHNSMTFFISAPIFVFREFMRHRVGWSYNEESGRYRELQPVFYVPGQQRKLVQEGRPGKYVFIDGSPEQHKVVTDAMIDSYRSSYETYQEMLAEGIAREVARAVLPVGLFSSMYATCNARSLMHFLGLRTQHELAKVPSFPQREIEMVGEKMEQHWAKLMPLTYAAFNGNGRIAP
- the dapB gene encoding 4-hydroxy-tetrahydrodipicolinate reductase; this encodes MSKLRVAVLGARGRIGSEAVRAIEAADDMELVAALGRGDKLEALVDSGTQVVVELTTPASVMGNLDFCVRHGIHAVVGTTGWTDERLSQLGTLLAASPETGVLIAPNFSIGAVLTMKFAQQAARYFESVEVVELHHPNKADAPSGTATRTAQLIAAARAEAGCAPQPDATVTALDGARGADVDGVPVHAVRLRGLLAHQEVLLGGEGETLTIRHDSLHHSSFMPGILLGTRRVVSTPGLTFGLENFLDLG
- a CDS encoding pitrilysin family protein, which codes for MTSRSSRTTARTSSEARAVARTQTLLKGEHGIGTVRRTVLPGGLRVVTETLPSVRSATFGIWANVGSRDETPSLGGATHYLEHLLFKGTRRRSALDISSAIDAVGGEMNAFTAKEYTCYYARVLDTDLPLAIDVVCDMLTGSLIVQDDVDAERGVILEEIAMTEDDPGDCVHDLFAHTMFGDSPLGRPVLGTVETVNALSADRVRRFYKKHYDPTHLVVAAAGNIDHATVVRQVRRAFEKAGAPSRTDATPTPPRGGNRTLRTAGRVELLGRKTEQAHVVLGMPGLARTDDRRWALGVLNTALGGGMSSRLFQEVREKRGLAYSVYSYTSGFADTGLFGVYAGCRPSQVHDVLKICRDEIERVASEGLSDEEIGRAVGQLSGSTVLGLEDTGALMNRIGKSELCWGSQMSVDEMLQQIAAVTPDEVRAVAGEVLGHRPSLSVIGPLKDKQADRLHEAVS